The Calliphora vicina chromosome 3, idCalVici1.1, whole genome shotgun sequence genome contains a region encoding:
- the Sbp2 gene encoding selenocysteine insertion sequence-binding protein 2: MSDKFKVIDHVTFERMQQSSSKAAATTAVPKIRNSKYKRMTATSNFNLMQFVKVKQRGKSSELGKRVKIRKRIVVATKKKGKQRENGKAKKPSRLKKSILQYRQKKREEAQLEQQITDSVHKLMHLKVKDDSTENENRTSGLYSRKFRAYCNCCTTSDLKQYCEQLIRELNHFQRRAYAQNEIKARAHRRFVVGFRQVQNYLRINKIKLVIIATDCEHNEGDVSLDDTIESIKTICNDQQIPVVFAFRRREMAYFLYKKASISCIGILDYDGARDIFSNLMEALRKAREMYESLLKNN, translated from the exons ATGTCTGACAAATTTAAAGTAATTGACCATGTCACCTTTGAAAGAATGCAACAAAGTAGCAGTAAAGCAGCAGCTACAACTGCCGTGCCAAAAATACGCAATTCCAAATACAAGCGTATGACTGCCACAtccaatttcaatttgatgCAGTTTGTCAAAGTCAAACAGCGAGGCAAGTCATCGGAATTGGGGAAGAGAGTTAAAATACGAAAACGTATTGTTGTGGCGACAAAGAAAAAAGGTAAACAGCGGGAAAATGGTAAAGCAAAGAAGCCTAGCCGTCTGAAAAAGTCCATTTTACAATATCGCCAAAAGAAACGGGAAGAGGCCCAGTTGGAGCAGCAAATAACAGACTCGGTGCATAAATTGATGCACTTAAAAGTGAAAGATGATAGTACAGAAAATGAAAACAGAACTTCTGGGTTATATTCAAGGAAATTCCGAGC ATATTGTAATTGTTGTACAACGTCGGATTTGAAGCAATATTGTGAACAGCTTATAAGGGAACTAAATCATTTTCAGCGACGAGCATATGCCCAAAATGAAATCAAGGCTAGAGCTCATAGACGTTTTGTTGTTGGATTTCGTCAAGTTCAAAATTATTTgcgtataaataaaataaaattagttattATAGCAACAGATTGTGAGCATAATGAAGGAGATG tTAGTTTAGATGATACTATTGAAAGTATTAAGACTATATGTAACGATCAACAAATACCAGTAGTGTTTGCATTTCGGAGACGTGAAATGgcttattttctttacaaaaaggCATCTATCAGTTGTATTGGTATTTTAGATTATGATGGAGCTCGTGATATATTTTCAAACCTAATGGAAGCTTTAAGAAAAGCACGCGAAATGTATGAATCTcttttaaagaataattaa
- the LOC135954794 gene encoding uncharacterized protein LOC135954794, translated as MLSRSKGIIFSLFIIITNSIQCSYTYFAIEQCPGTDVPNIRHQTQFNEMSIIFYYTQWSDESLEALQQYNDVAEHFGDKVYFAAIDCWHLACNCSKTLTTTVGSGAPHKWPTLMVHYGRLGQLKIQYNGLYTFRSMVQFVENIMQPLERVESREDLERMRSLTDAIVLGVFEKPNDVEYKQYLVASLKWLEHDPIRTYRFTVTFASRNDTNLKVPNLLLQGHKSKKSFVEYHDFKWNTSNILRWLQDELKDDYGLLHGYTTPIMIAQKMKKQPVLAIFVNEPQQFFAYMEKYVDNQQPFTRASLACKKSMKRQAVNGIWGKLQITKTIRKLQIFTDSSKCHYYIKDIILANLNFYYEINQYLNELYKQLANPAKSNAFYNPNLEVYELLDFFQSTTCVLKRDIALQIPLHISVVKRLDGYLTNEQQCKNSNRSLSTVLLDTQRYRDYLENVNILPTSKSMATVFIIDNQKENMYVMEDPFAMYNLMEFVKKFYSNGLSNYYKNKESIPATIARSSSSDYDMELKHLNRHIFLNYLQYTHNQTLIALIYSPDCALCGNIQHSFMQLSLSLRHIVDLKFIRINVMDNDLPWQYNMPFLPALLVFPENRFSESRLFPSHLKPDIRNVFGFILSQLTAHQQVRLVLAVCQSGTLPAGHSQSCWQFAKTILMQHIGKHLQYWQMFEAERSLIFERLRAFKDMSLDIQRNLRL; from the coding sequence attatattttcattatttataattattacaaATTCAATACAATGTAGTTACACCTATTTTGCGATAGAACAATGCCCCGGCACAGATGTTCCCAATATAAGGCATCAAACACAGTTCAACGAAATGtctataattttctattacaCCCAATGGAGTGATGAAAGTTTAGAGGCGCTACAACAATACAATGATGTGGCAGAACATTTTGGAGACAAGGTATATTTTGCAGCGATTGATTGTTGGCATTTAGCTTGTAATTGCTCAAAAACCCTAACAACAACTGTAGGATCCGGTGCTCCACACAAATGGCCAACATTAATGGTGCACTACGGAAGGCTAGGTCAATTGAAAATTCAATACAATGGTTTGTATACATTCAGAAGTATGGTTCAATTTGTGGAAAACATCATGCAGCCATTAGAGCGCGTAGAGAGTAGGGAGGACTTAGAAAGAATGAGATCGTTAACGGATGCCATTGTATTGGGTGTATTTGAGAAGCCAAACGATGTGGAATATAAGCAATATTTAGTAGCATCCTTGAAATGGCTAGAACATGATCCTATACGCACGTATCGTTTTACAGTAACTTTCGCTAGTCGTAATGATACCAACTTAAAAGTACCGAATTTATTATTACAAGGACACAAGAGCAAGAAATCGTTTGTTGAGTATCATGATTTTAAATGGAATACAAGCAATATTTTACGTTGGTTACAAGATGAACTCAAAGATGATTACGGTCTTTTACATGGTTATACCACACCCATAATGATTGCacaaaagatgaaaaaacaACCAGTATTGGCTATTTTTGTGAATGAGCCTCAACAATTCTTTGCATACATGGAGAAGTATGTCGACAATCAACAACCTTTTACAAGAGCCTCATTGGCTTGTAAAAAGTCCATGAAAAGACAAGCTGTAAATGGTATTTGGgggaaattacaaattactaaGACTATACGAAAACTGCAGATCTTTACCGATAGTTCAAAATGTCATTACTATATCAAGGATATAATATTAGCAAATCTAaacttttattatgaaattaatcaatatttaaatgaacTGTATAAACAATTAGCTAATCCTGCAAAATCTAATGCATTTTATAATCCAAACTTGGAAGTTTATGAACTATTAGATTTTTTCCAGTCCACCACTTGTGTGCTAAAAAGAGATATTGCATTGCAAATTCCCCTGCATATAAGTGTCGTAAAAAGATTAGATGGTTATTTAACAAACgaacaacaatgcaaaaatagCAATCGTTCGTTGAGTACAGTTCTATTGGATACGCAACGCTATAGAGATTATTTGGAGAATGTTAATATACTACCGACCTCCAAAAGTATGGCCACTGTTTTTATTATAGATAACCAAAAGGAGAATATGTATGTTATGGAGGACCCATTTGCTATGTACAATTTAATGGAATTTGTTAAGAAATTCTACTCGAATGGTTTaagtaattattataaaaataaagaaagcaTTCCGGCAACAATAGCTCGGTCATCATCTAGCGATTACGACATggaattaaaacatttaaatcgtcatatatttttaaattacctaCAATACACCCACAATCAAACCCTAATAGCTTTAATCTACTCCCCTGACTGTGCTCTTTGTGGCAACATCCAGCATTCCTTTATGCAGTTATCATTATCACTGCGGCATATAGtggatttgaaatttatacgaATTAACGTCATGGACAATGATCTACCCTGGCAGTATAATATGCCGTTTCTACCAGCCCTATTGGTATTTCCCGAAAATCGTTTTTCCGAATCACGCCTTTTTCCTTCGCACCTAAAACCAGACATACGTAATGTTTTTGGTTTCATACTAAGTCAACTAACTGCACACCAACAAGTTAGGCTTGTATTGGCCGTGTGTCAAAGTGGAACTTTACCTGCAGGTCATTCACAAAGTTGTTGGCAATTTGCCAAAACTATATTGATGCAGCATATAGGAAAACATTTACAGTACTGGCAAATGTTTGAAGCTGAGCGCAGTTTAATATTTGAACGTTTACGTGCCTTTAAGGATATGAGTTTAGATATACAACGTAATTTAAGACTGTAa